The genomic interval GGGTGACACGGTCGACGCGACCGGACAGGACTCGACGACGGTCGAGGTCGGCGTCCAGGCCAACGGCGGCGCCTTCGGCTTCGGCCCGCCCGCCGTCCACGTCGACAACGGCGCGACGGTCCAGTGGGAGTGGACGGGCCAAGGCGGCGGCCACAACGTCGTCTCCGACGGTGGCGGGCCGCTGGACTCGGGCGAAGCGGTCGCCAACGCCGGCGTCAACTACGAGTTCACGTTCGACGAAGACGGCATCTTCAACTACTACTGTGACCCCCACCTGGGACTGGGAATGAAAGGCTCGGTCGTCGTCGGCGAGGAGTATCCGACAGCGGCCGCGGGCGGCGGCGGGCCGGTCGAGGTGGACCCACACGAAGCGGGGGTTCCGATCCAGCCCCACTACGTCGGCTTCGGCGCCGGGCTCGCGGTCATCATCCCGCTCATCTTCACGTACTTCCAGCTCAAATACGGCGAATCGCCCCACACGAGCGGCGGCAGCGACTGAGACG from Halomicroarcula saliterrae carries:
- a CDS encoding halocyanin domain-containing protein → MNRRTFLQSAGGTAGAATLAAASGTAAGQAEGTEAGGGGGGQTAPDYGDWFDDVDNFSGPGDTVDATGQDSTTVEVGVQANGGAFGFGPPAVHVDNGATVQWEWTGQGGGHNVVSDGGGPLDSGEAVANAGVNYEFTFDEDGIFNYYCDPHLGLGMKGSVVVGEEYPTAAAGGGGPVEVDPHEAGVPIQPHYVGFGAGLAVIIPLIFTYFQLKYGESPHTSGGSD